One Chloroflexota bacterium genomic window, CATCCTGGACTTCTTGATATCCGTGGGCACGCTCTTCGGCATCTCTATGCCCGTTTACTGGCTGGGCCTCATGCTGATCGTCCTGTTCGCCGTGCGGCTCCACTGGCTCCCGGCGGCCGGGTCCGAGCGCCCCGCCAGCTATATCCTGCCCTCCTTCACGCTGGCGGCCTTCTCCATCGCGCTGGTGGCCCGCATGACCCGATCCAGCATGCTGGAGGTATTGAGCGAGGATTACGTGCGCACGGCACGGGCGAAGGGGCTCCGAGAGTCCGTCGTCGTCCTGCGCCACGCGTTGAGCAACGCGCTGATCCCAGTCGTCACAGTCATCGGGCTCCAGTTCGGAGCCCTGCTGGGCGGCGCGGTGCTGACCGAGACGGTGTTCGGCTGGCCGGGGATGGGCCAGCTCATGGTGGACTCCATCTTCGCCCGCGATTATCCCATGGTCCAGGGCATCGTCCTGGTCTTCTCCTCTCTTCTCATCCTGGTCAACCTGATTGTGGATATCCTGTATGCATATATCGACCCACGAATCCACTATGGCTGAAGCGGTCGCGGTGTCCATCCCGCAATTGCGGGCCGAGAGACGTGGACTGTATCACGAGACGTGGCGGCGGTTTCGGCATCAGAGGCCGGCCATGCTGGGGCTCGCCATCCTGCTCCTGCTCATCCTCGCCAGCCTGGCCGCCCCGTTCCTGACGCCCTATGATCCGGAGAAGCTGACGCTGACCGACGCCCTGATCCACCCGAACCTGGAGCATCCGCTGGGCACCGATCACCTGGGGCGCGATGTGCTGGCGCGCATCCTGTACGGCGGGCGGCTCTCCCTGATGATCGGGTTCCTGGCCGTCGCCATCGGTCTGCTCGTA contains:
- a CDS encoding ABC transporter permease, yielding MTSFSQYILQRLLAALITLIGISLIIFLLVRLLPGDPARVIAGLLASEEDVEQIRVWMGLDRPLPVQYAMFFSRMVRGDLGISARTKEPVLKEILSRLPATMKLAVISMTIAGVLGVLGGVLAAYRRNSILDFLISVGTLFGISMPVYWLGLMLIVLFAVRLHWLPAAGSERPASYILPSFTLAAFSIALVARMTRSSMLEVLSEDYVRTARAKGLRESVVVLRHALSNALIPVVTVIGLQFGALLGGAVLTETVFGWPGMGQLMVDSIFARDYPMVQGIVLVFSSLLILVNLIVDILYAYIDPRIHYG